Below is a genomic region from Bacteroidota bacterium.
GATAATTCCCTAAAACCAGAGAAAACTTCTATTTCGTGAAAACTATGTCAGGACGTTTTGACTTCAGGCTTTACAAACGGTGGCTTCTGGACGCGGGCACGGATGCGCTTGCCGGGCCGCACTTCGACCAGCACTTCCGTGCCGTCCTTTGCCATCGCGGTCGGGACGTAGCCCATGGCGATCGGCTGGTTCAACATCGGCGAAAGATTGCCGCTGGTGATTTCGCCGATCGTATAGCCGCTTTCATCGACAATCTTGTGGCCGTGCCGCATGATCGCGCCTTTTTCGTCCGTGATGAGTCCGACCAGTTTGCGCGTGAGCCCGCGCTCTTTGATTTCGCGCAACGCCGGGAATGCGTGGCACTCTGGCGTCTTGTTTAATTTTGTGATCCAGCCCAAACCGGCTTCGAGGGGGTTCGTCTCTTCGGTGATATCATTACCATAGAGGCAGTACCCCATTTCGAGACGGAGTGTATCGCGGGCGCCGAGCCCGATTGGTTCGAGTCCGCCGACGGCTTTGCCTGCTTCGAAGATCGCATCCCACACTTTATCGGCATTGCCCTCGTGAGGAAACCAAATCTCATAGCCGGGCTCGCCAGTGTAGCCCGTTCGCGAGATGCCGCATTGCACGCCGGCCAGTTCGCCGCTGGTGAAATGATAATACTCAATCTTGCTCAGATCGACTTTCGTCAGCGATTGCAGCGCCGTTTGCGCGCCTTTGCCCTGAATGGCGAGCAGCGCTGTCTCTTCGGTGAAATTCTTAAGCTTGACATTGAACTTCGGCGCGTACTTATTGAACCAGGCCCAGTCTTTTTCCATCGTTGCGCCGTTAACGATGATCATGTAGTGGTTGGGTTCGATGTAATAGATGATCAGATCGTCGAGGATGGTGCCGTGCTCGTTCGGCAGGCATCCATATTGCGCCTGACCCGGGACGAGCGTGCTGACATCGTTCGTCGTCAGCGTTTGGAGGAAGGTGAGTGCGTCGGGTCCGGCGACATCGAACTCGCCCATGTGCGAGACATCGAAGACGCCGCCGGCGCCTTCGCGGACGGCCTTGTGCTCGGCGATGATACCTTTTGAATATTGAACGGGCATCTCGTAACCGGCAAATTCAACGATCTTGCCGCCGGCCGCGATGTGCTTCTGGTAAAAGGGAGTGCGTTTCACGTATGGAGATTGGTCTTGAGTGTTGGAGTACAAATATACGAGGCGGGGAGGACCCCTTGGGGCGCCCGCCCGACGCGGGCACAGAACTTCCGATTTAAGAAGCCGGTTCAGAGCGCATGAAGAATTCTGGGCGTTCGTATTTCCGGTGGCTGATCCCGACAAGTCTTATCGTGCTCCTCGCGAGTGGATCATTGATTGCAACTCGCGCGCACTCTTCTTTGGCGGGCCTGCGAGCCCAGACCGATAGTGTGAACTATCAGGCCATGAGCCACACTGAAAAGAAAGAGTACATGCGCGATGTTCTGACGCCGGAATTCGCCCGAATGTTCACGGCTTTCGATGCCAAGC
It encodes:
- the gcvT gene encoding glycine cleavage system aminomethyltransferase GcvT codes for the protein MKRTPFYQKHIAAGGKIVEFAGYEMPVQYSKGIIAEHKAVREGAGGVFDVSHMGEFDVAGPDALTFLQTLTTNDVSTLVPGQAQYGCLPNEHGTILDDLIIYYIEPNHYMIIVNGATMEKDWAWFNKYAPKFNVKLKNFTEETALLAIQGKGAQTALQSLTKVDLSKIEYYHFTSGELAGVQCGISRTGYTGEPGYEIWFPHEGNADKVWDAIFEAGKAVGGLEPIGLGARDTLRLEMGYCLYGNDITEETNPLEAGLGWITKLNKTPECHAFPALREIKERGLTRKLVGLITDEKGAIMRHGHKIVDESGYTIGEITSGNLSPMLNQPIAMGYVPTAMAKDGTEVLVEVRPGKRIRARVQKPPFVKPEVKTS